In the genome of Cygnus olor isolate bCygOlo1 chromosome Z, bCygOlo1.pri.v2, whole genome shotgun sequence, one region contains:
- the PTGER4 gene encoding prostaglandin E2 receptor EP4 subtype, producing the protein MSFSPTIMTPANGSANGTAGGAEGGKPPTIPTVMFIFGVVGNLIAIVVLCKSRKEQKETTFYTLVCGLAVTDLLGTCLVSPVTIATYLQNRWPGGDALCEYSSFILLFFGLSGLSIICAMSIERYLAINHAYFYNHYVDKKLAGLTLFAIYASNVLFCALPSMGLGKSTRQYPDTWCFIDWRAKKATHAAYSYMYAGFSSFLIMVTVICNILVCVALIRMHRQFMRRTSLGTDTTSSRLSDFRRRRSFRRMAGAEIQMVILLIATSLVVLICSIPLVVRVFVNQLYQPELVEDVRQNPDLQAIRIASVNPILDPWVYILLRKTVLSKAIEKIKCLFCRIGGARRQHSGSNFNCVDGRRTSSAVSSQSPSFISRELREISSTSQTLLYPPELSESSVGGRVLLPGPSASLAQSDTTSVRTLRSSETSDSSHGQDSESVFLVNEIRSGGGASSTSKGSPLQVTFPTETLNLSEKCI; encoded by the exons ATGTCCTTCAGCCCCACCATCATGACACCTGCCAACGGCTCCGCCAACGGGACCGCCGGCGGGGCCGAGGGTGGGAAGCCCCCCACCATCCCCACCGTCATGTTCATCTTCGGCGTGGTGGGCAACCTCATCGCCATCGTGGTGCTCTGCAAGTCCCGGAAGGAGCAGAAGGAGACCACCTTCTACACGCTGGTCTGCGGGCTGGCGGTCACCGACCTCCTGGGGACTTGCCTGGTGAGTCCGGTCACTATTGCCACTTACCTGCAGAATCGCTGGCCAGGAGGAGACGCGCTGTGCGAGTACAGCtccttcatcctcctcttctttGGACTGTCTGGCCTCAGCATTATCTGTGCCATGTCAATAGAAAGGTACCTGGCTATCAACCATGCCTATTTCTACAACCATTACGTAGATAAGAAGCTGGCAGGGCTCACGCTCTTCGCCATCTACGCTTCCAACGTCTTGTTCTGCGCCCTCCCCAGCATGGGGCTTGGCAAATCAACCCGGCAGTACCCTGACACTTGGTGTTTCATAGACTGGCGAGCAAAGAAGGCCACTCATGCAGCATATTCCTACATGTACGCTGGCTTCAGCTCCTTCCTGATCATGGTTACAGTGATCTGCAACATCCTGGTCTGCGTGGCCCTAATTCGCATGCACCGCCAGTTCATGCGACGCACATCCCTGGGGACAGACACCACCTCCAGCCGCTTATCTGACTTTCGCAGACGCCGGAGCTTCCGTCGGATGGCCGGTGCAGAGATCCAGATGGTTATTCTGCTCATTGCCACTTCCCTGGTGGTGCTCATCTGCTCCATTCCTCTTGTG GTCCGTGTCTTCGTGAACCAGCTCTATCAGCCCGAATTAGTGGAGGATGTGAGGCAAAACCCCGACCTGCAAGCCATTCGCATTGCCTCGGTGAACCCCATTTTGGACCCGTGGGTCTACATCCTCCTCCGCAAGACTGTGCTCAGCAAAGCCATTGAGAAGATCAAGTGTCTCTTTTGCCGCATTGGAGGGGCCCGGAGGCAGCACTCGGGGAGCAATTTCAACTGCGTGGATGGCCGCAGGACCTCTTCCGCCGTGTCAAGTCAGTCGCCCTCCTTCATCTCCCGTGAGCTGCGGGAGATCAGCAGCACCTCACAAACACTGCTCTATCCCCCGGAGTTAAGTGAAAGCAGCGTCGGGGGGCGTGTGCTGCTTCCCGGCCCCAGTGCAAGCCTGGCTCAGTCTGACACTACATCCGTAAGGACACTGCGCAGCTCAGAGACCTCAGACTCTTCACACGGGCAGGACTCAGAGAGTGTCTTCCTGGTGAATGAGATCAGGTCTGGTGGTGGGGCCAGCTCTACATCCAAGGGCAGCCCCCTCCAGGTCACCTTCCCCACAGAGACATTGAATTTATCAGAGAAGTGTATATAG